The genomic stretch GAATATTGAAAGTTTAGCTATTTGGAATCGGGATGGAGTTTATTTAAAAAATGGGAACACTTTAGACTCGACAGAAGAATTACTTTATCTTCATGCACCAGTAGATAATAACGCCCCTCAGTATTCTTTCCAAAGACTCGGTTTAGCGGCGATCGATAATTCACAAGAAGGAATGGTGCTTCATGCGACTATTGATGGTGATACTTATACCAATGCCAAAACTAAAACAAGTCGTTATGGTTTTGTCTTAGTAAGAGGAAAACAAGTATTTGGTTTAGCAAAAACAACTTCCCAACTAGATCCTACTGGTTTAACGGTGGCATCAGATCAAGCTGTTTATGTTCAAGGGGACTACAATACTGCAAATAAACAACCGGCTTCTGTATTAGCAGATTCTTTTAACGCTATTTCTAATGCCTGTTTAAATAACGATCGAACTGTTAACCATCTTGGAGCATTAGGATGTAATATAAACGGATCTACCACAGTTGCCACAAATACAAATGTTAATGCGGCAGTATTAGCAGGAACAGATATTACGAACGGATCGGATTACAATGGCGGTTTAGAAAATTATCCTCGTTTTATGGAAAATTGGAGTGGTAAAACTTGGGCTTATCGGGGATCTTTTGTTAGTATTTCAACACCCCTTTATGTTAGTGGCAAATGGCCAGGTACCGGAACGGTTTATAATGCTCCTAACAGAGATTGGGACTATGACGTAGAATTTAACGATCCTAAAAATTTACCCCCTTTAACTCCCCAATTTGTGGCACTCAAACAAGAATCCTTTATTCGTAGTTTTGAACAATAAGAATTAATTAGGAGTTAGCTGTTAGCCTTTAGCTGTTAGGAAAATTCACTATCAAAGGCTTTTTAGGCAAATAATCATCATGGAAACTCGTCTGTAATTACGGGCTATCGTTTCGGGAATAGAACCTAATGTGGAACTACCAACGATTTTGTAATCATCGATCGACATTAATAATAAGAAATCATCAGGTTGCATTTCCTGTAAAACTCGGCGAATAAAATTGCCTTTTAGTTGTTGAAAAGAAATTCCTGTTAAGCGACTATCTACTACTATCCCCGAATTACTAGAGGATACTAAAATAATATGTAAATTAGCTTGAAGTTGATCAGCAAGAATTTTGCTTAAATTTAAGGCTTGGGTAAAACTAGGAGAATTATACTGAAAGTCCGAGATAGCTAACACAACTCGTTGAGTCGTTTTAATAGGTTCGGTAAAACGGGTGATTAAAACGGGTATGGGGGCTTTTTGTATAACATTATCGATGATCCCCCCAAAAAAGTTGTCTTGGTAAGTAGAAAATCCTTTCCAACCGCAGATGATAATATTTGCATTACACTCTTGATAGACATGAATAATACCTTGATCGATCGAGCTATCAATTCTAGCGATACGTTGAACATCCGTAGCCGTAGCATGGGCAATCATTTCCGCCGTTTCTAATAATTGTGCTTGACGGGTTTTTTCTGCTTGAGAAATCGCACCATCAGTATCAATAAGGATATGTAAAGGAAATAGTTTACCTTTGGTGGCATTAACTAAGAGTAAAGCCAAATTTAACAAATTATCTTCAGTATTGGGGTTAGAAATGGGAACGACTACTCGATAAACTGGTTTTTCTTCTTCTGTAAGAGCTTGGTTCGTGGTATCATAAATTTCAGGTATTGAAGATGCTTCTGCTTTAATTTCATCAGCCCATCTTGTCGTAACCCACGGGGAAACAATACAAGTAACAAGAATCATGGCGATCGTACCATTAACCGTTAACTCATCGACTAATTTGATTTGAAACGCTACAGTAATAGCGGCTAAAGTTGAAGCAGCCTGAGCTACAGACAAACCAAACATCACCATAATATTAGGGAAGGAAAACTGAAAATATTTGCCTACTCCCCAAGCGGGAATAAATTTAGCCACGATCGCAACTACTATCATAACTCCAGAAACCACAAACGATCGAGGTTCTTGTATTAAAGTAGCAGGATTAACTAACATTCCCACAGACAACAAAAATAAGGGAATAAATAAAGTATTGCCGATAAATTGAATACGATTCATTAATGGACTTAATTGAGGAATCAATGGACGAATACTGATCCCTGCTAAAAAAGCACCTATAATAGGTTCAATGTCAATTAATTTAGCCCCATAGGAAACCATAAATAAAGTCAGTACCACGAAAGTAAATTCTGCACCTTCATCTCGTCCAAAAGTACGGAAAAACCACCTACCCAATTTAGGTACACCGAAAAGAGTGGCAAAAGTATAAATAGCTAAAGCGGGAATTAAATATAACCAAAAACCGAGGGTTAATCCTCCTTCACTCGCCCTCACCACGATCGTCAATACCAATAACGCTAGAATATTAACAATTAAAGTACCGCCCAGCGTCACCGTCATCATGGAAGAGCGCATCAATCCTCGTTTACTAACAATAGGTAAAGATAAAAGGGTATGAGATGCAAAACAAGAAGCCACTAAAATAGCCGCTAAAATATCATAGCCAATGAATAACATTGCACCAGTACCTAAAGCCATCGGTACGGCAAAAGTAGCTAAACCGAAAATTGTTGCTTTGTCACCATTTTCCTTTAAATCATCTAAACTGGTTTCTAATCCTGCCATGAACATGAGAAATAATAGTCCAACAGTACCAAAAAGCACGATCGTCTTATCTCTGTCTAATAATCCTAACCCATGAGGGCCAATAATAATTCCCGCAACAATTAAGCCCACAATACCCGGAAGTTTAATTTTTTCAAATAATATGGGTGCAATTAATAATACGCCCATCATAATTAAAAATACAGCAACAGGATCTGTAATAGGATTCGGAAGTTGAGAAAATATATAATATTTCGTCATAATCTGCAATTAACAATGAGTGATTGACTGGTTAACTGGTTAACTGATATGGGAATTAGCCACTCCTGTACCTAAAGGCGAGAAGATTCTTATTTTACATAACAAATATCTTACAAAAGCAGTGTCTTTAGAAGATCTAACTGTTTAATAATTAGTAATATGTACTATCACATTAATAAAAATTTTTAAAGTAAAACCATTTTGTCAAGTGTTTGTTTAAAAAAATTAATAAAAATCCAGAATAGTTGATTTGAATGGTTTTGAGATCTTAATACTATCCCCCAGTGTGTAATATCTCCACTAAAAATACCAAGACGATCGTCTAAAATCAATAATTTATAAATAATTATTACAAATCATAAAAGTTTAAACGTATTAATTCTGAGTTATTGTAAAAGGTCTAAAGTTTTATCAGAATACACTGGACAAGTGTAACATTAGTTTAATTTCTAATCAATGCTTATTAAGGGGATTTAAAAACCAGTATATTTTAAAATTCTAAATTCTTTAAATTACCCAAGTCCGATGTTAGAAACCTTTTTATTTATTAATAAGGGTTTAAGAGTGTTAGGTAAGCACATTCAATCTTAAC from Geminocystis sp. NIES-3709 encodes the following:
- a CDS encoding cation:proton antiporter, producing MTKYYIFSQLPNPITDPVAVFLIMMGVLLIAPILFEKIKLPGIVGLIVAGIIIGPHGLGLLDRDKTIVLFGTVGLLFLMFMAGLETSLDDLKENGDKATIFGLATFAVPMALGTGAMLFIGYDILAAILVASCFASHTLLSLPIVSKRGLMRSSMMTVTLGGTLIVNILALLVLTIVVRASEGGLTLGFWLYLIPALAIYTFATLFGVPKLGRWFFRTFGRDEGAEFTFVVLTLFMVSYGAKLIDIEPIIGAFLAGISIRPLIPQLSPLMNRIQFIGNTLFIPLFLLSVGMLVNPATLIQEPRSFVVSGVMIVVAIVAKFIPAWGVGKYFQFSFPNIMVMFGLSVAQAASTLAAITVAFQIKLVDELTVNGTIAMILVTCIVSPWVTTRWADEIKAEASSIPEIYDTTNQALTEEEKPVYRVVVPISNPNTEDNLLNLALLLVNATKGKLFPLHILIDTDGAISQAEKTRQAQLLETAEMIAHATATDVQRIARIDSSIDQGIIHVYQECNANIIICGWKGFSTYQDNFFGGIIDNVIQKAPIPVLITRFTEPIKTTQRVVLAISDFQYNSPSFTQALNLSKILADQLQANLHIILVSSSNSGIVVDSRLTGISFQQLKGNFIRRVLQEMQPDDFLLLMSIDDYKIVGSSTLGSIPETIARNYRRVSMMIICLKSL